CGTTTGTTTCGATGGCCCGCACGAAATCAGCTAACTGGCGAGCATGCCCCTGATGCGAGATGGCTTTAGGATCGGCCGAACCGCCCGATGCGCCCAACTTCACGGCAAATTTCGCTTTGATGAAATCATCTTCCGGAGTGGGCGGGTTGAAGTCCCATCTGAGGATGTCTTCCTGCTCGATCGCCGCACTGCCCCGATTGCCATGGATCGCGATAGTTTTGGGAAGACCGGGATAAACGGAAGTCGCTGCCTGAATGACCCCGAGTGCTCCGTTGCGAAAACGCAGACAGGCCACGGCGGTATCCTCGACCTCAATGCGTTCGTGAGCCAGAGTGGCCGTGAAGCCGGAGACGTGAGTCGCATCCCCCATCATCCAGAGCAGAAGATCGACATTGTGGATCGCCTGATTCATGAGGGCGCCGCCGCCATCGAGTGTCTGAGTTCCTTTCCAGCCTCCCTCATCATAATAAGCTTGGGAACGCCACCATTTGCAAGTTGTTTCACCCAGTGTGAGTCGGCCGAAACGCCCCGCCGTCACGGCATTCTTCAGAGCCATGTTGGCATCATGGAAGCGCGAGGGGAAAATTGTGCAGAGGAGCACGCGGTTTTTGCTGCAGGCGTCGATGATGCGATCGCAACGCTCCGGCGTAATTTCCAGTGGCTTCTCGACGATAACGTGCTTGCCAGCTGCAGCGGCCAGGATTGCAGATTCCAGATGGGCGCCGCTGGCCGTGCAGATGATGACGGCATGAACATCGGTACGGGTCAGCATCGACTTGATATCGGCGAAAATCGGGCAGGGAGACAGGCCGGTTTCTTGTAGGAGTTTCTCGGCGTTAGCTGGATTCCGACTGACGAGAGCCGCCAAACGGGTGCCGGGTATTTCAGCTAGCGCCCGGGCGTGAAAACGAGCAATCATCCCGCAGCCCACAATCGCAAATCCCAAAGCGGACATAACGGCCCTTAATCACTTCTGAAGATGCGGCCAGGAACGGACCAGATATTGAACACCACTGCCAATGGTGGCCAGGATCGTAACGTAAATCAAGACAATTTGAATGCCGACCAGGAATTCGATATCGCTTCCGGCAATTCCCAGAAAGAAGAGCAGGTAACCGAATAAAATACACTGCAGGAACATTTTCAGCTTACCAAACCAGTCGGCACCGAATTTCACACCTAACGATTCCATGTAGCCGCGCAAACCGGTGATCAAAAATTCCCGGGCGAGCATCGCGGCAACCATCCAAGCCGATAGTCGACTTTCCGGTTTGGTCATCAGGAAAACGAATCCTCCCAGAATCATGACTTTGTCGATCAGCGGATCGGCCGCCCGGCCAAAAGGCGTACCCTGATCGTAACGTCGGGCCCACCAGCCATCGAGCCAGTCGGTAAGCGAAGCCACGACAAAGAATCCTAACGCCCACCACCAATAATCGAGTTGAATGGCGACAAAAATCAATGCCGAGAGCGGCAATCGACTGAGAGTGAGTAGGTTAGGAACGTTCCAGAGGGGTGAAACCATGGTTTTTTACCGGGGAGTTCCCACTGCCCGTGCTGCCAGATCGTAACCATCCGCGGCCGTGACTTTCACCTGGACGATATCGCCGGAACGAAGGTTTTTGCCCTTCACACGAACCATGCCATCAATCTCCGGCGCATCGGCATGGCTGCGAGCCAGCCAGTGATTCGGAACTTCGGGATCTGCCCCATCGATAATCACTTCGATTTCCCGACCGGTCTGCCGTTCGCTCCACGCGAAAGCCACAGCTTGCTGAGTTTCCATCAGGCGATTGTAGCGATCCTGTTTCACTTCTTCAGGCATATGCCCATCGAGTTTGACGGCGGGCGTGTCGGGTTCGAAAGAATAGGTGAAAACGCCCGCCCGTTCGAAAGCCATATCCTTTACGAAATTTCTGAGCTCTTCAAATTCCGCCTCGGTTTCGCCGGGGAAACCGACGATGAAGGTGGTCCGAAAGTTCAGTAAGGGAATTTCTTTGCGCAGCTGACCGATCAGCTTTTCGGTGGAAGCTCGATTTACCCGGCGCTGCATCCGTTTTAAAACTCGGTCGTTGATGTGCTGCAACGGCATGTCGATATAAGGAATCACTTTTTCCGAACTCGAAAGTGTCTTCAGCAATTCGCTGGTGATATGCTCGGGATAGGCGTAGAGCACACGGATCCACTCAAGACCGTCGACTTTGTTTAATTCCCGCAATAACTGCGCGAATCGCACTTCGCCGTAGAGATCCATGCCGTAATAGGTACTATCCTGGGCGACGATCAGCAGTTCCCGCACCCCATCCGCCGCCAGTTCGCGGGCTTCCGCCAGAACTTCCTCCATCGGTTTGGTAGCGTGCTTACCCCGCATCTTGGGAATCGCACAGAATGTGCAAAGCCGATCGCACCCTTCGGAGATTTTCAGGTAAGCGTAATGGCGGGGAGTGATGCGAAGCCGGGCCGTGTCATTCAGTGCTCGGACAGGGGCCGGTTTGAACCAGGCCCGCTGTTCCTGTTGGTGCTCTACGGCACGATCGACCGCTTGAACGATCTCTTCCCGGCCGAAGACGCCGACGATCTGATCGACCTCCGGAACTTCTTGCAGAAGCATATCCTTCTGCCGCTCAGCGAGGCACCCGGCAACCACCACCGAGCCGACTTTCCCCTGCTTCTTGAGATCAAGCATCTCGCGGATGACACTTAGTGATTCCTGACGGGCTGATTCGATGAAGCCGCAAGTGTTGATCACAACAACGCTCGCCCCATTCGCATCTGGCTGCAGAGCATAGCCATCCTGGGCGAGTTTTCCCAGCATGCGCTCGCTGTCGACGAGATTTTTGGGGCAACCCAGCGAAACGAAAGCAAAAGACTTTTCGGTAGTAGGCAGAGAAACACTCATTAAACACGCTCAGATCGTTATAATCACCAACTCTTTATCATATGAAAAAGAATTCGGATTTCGTAGGCGAACTCAGCCATTTATAATAGGCACTGGTCCGATGCGAATTCCGCTGGTGGGTGGTTCCGTGGTACGAATTTATTT
The genomic region above belongs to Telmatocola sphagniphila and contains:
- a CDS encoding Gfo/Idh/MocA family protein is translated as MSALGFAIVGCGMIARFHARALAEIPGTRLAALVSRNPANAEKLLQETGLSPCPIFADIKSMLTRTDVHAVIICTASGAHLESAILAAAAGKHVIVEKPLEITPERCDRIIDACSKNRVLLCTIFPSRFHDANMALKNAVTAGRFGRLTLGETTCKWWRSQAYYDEGGWKGTQTLDGGGALMNQAIHNVDLLLWMMGDATHVSGFTATLAHERIEVEDTAVACLRFRNGALGVIQAATSVYPGLPKTIAIHGNRGSAAIEQEDILRWDFNPPTPEDDFIKAKFAVKLGASGGSADPKAISHQGHARQLADFVRAIETNGRPQVDGAEGRKAVALICSIYESMRTGRVVEMK
- the pgsA gene encoding CDP-diacylglycerol--glycerol-3-phosphate 3-phosphatidyltransferase; this encodes MVSPLWNVPNLLTLSRLPLSALIFVAIQLDYWWWALGFFVVASLTDWLDGWWARRYDQGTPFGRAADPLIDKVMILGGFVFLMTKPESRLSAWMVAAMLAREFLITGLRGYMESLGVKFGADWFGKLKMFLQCILFGYLLFFLGIAGSDIEFLVGIQIVLIYVTILATIGSGVQYLVRSWPHLQK
- the rimO gene encoding 30S ribosomal protein S12 methylthiotransferase RimO — translated: MSVSLPTTEKSFAFVSLGCPKNLVDSERMLGKLAQDGYALQPDANGASVVVINTCGFIESARQESLSVIREMLDLKKQGKVGSVVVAGCLAERQKDMLLQEVPEVDQIVGVFGREEIVQAVDRAVEHQQEQRAWFKPAPVRALNDTARLRITPRHYAYLKISEGCDRLCTFCAIPKMRGKHATKPMEEVLAEARELAADGVRELLIVAQDSTYYGMDLYGEVRFAQLLRELNKVDGLEWIRVLYAYPEHITSELLKTLSSSEKVIPYIDMPLQHINDRVLKRMQRRVNRASTEKLIGQLRKEIPLLNFRTTFIVGFPGETEAEFEELRNFVKDMAFERAGVFTYSFEPDTPAVKLDGHMPEEVKQDRYNRLMETQQAVAFAWSERQTGREIEVIIDGADPEVPNHWLARSHADAPEIDGMVRVKGKNLRSGDIVQVKVTAADGYDLAARAVGTPR